The sequence GCTCAACGCCGAGTACCTGACGATCACCAAGGACGGCGGCTACTCCGTCGGCCGGCGGCAGCGGAACGTCGAGACGGGGCACGCGGAGATCAAGTTCTTCACCGAGATCGCCATGCGTAAGGAGATGGACCGCAGGAAGATCGAGGTGCCCGACGAGAAGCACGGCGGCCTCAAGCGGATCGGGGAGGGCGACTTCTGGCTCGACCACCCGAGGCGCCGACACTACCGGCACGTCACCTGGAACCCCGACCCCTCGTTCAAGGAGCGCGAGACCCTCAACATCTTCCGGGGCTTCGGCGTGCAGCCGGACGCGACGATGGACTGGGACGCGCTCCGCGTCATGATCCGGGACGTCATCTGCGGGGGCGTCGAGGGGCACTACGACTACGTGACGAGGTGGGTGGCCGCGATGGTGCAGCGGCCACACGAGCCTGCGGGCGTCGTCCTGAACCTGCAGGGGCCGCACAACTCCGGCAAGGGCACCCTCGGGCGGGCGATCACCGGCCTCGTCGCGCCGCACGGCGTCCACATCTTGGACGGGGAGCAGCTCACCGGAAAGTTCAACCAGCACCTCGCCCAGTGCGTGGCCCTGTTCGTCGACGAGGCCTTCTGGAGCGGGGACGTCAAGGCGCAGAACAAGCTGAAGGGGCTCATCACCGAGCCTACCTTCATGTGCGAACCGAAGGGCGTGGACGCCTTCCCGGTCGGCAACCGTCTGCACGTGGTCTCGGCGACGAACAACGACTGGTCCGCGCCGACCAACTCGGACGACACGCGCTGGGCGGTGTTCTCCCCGACCAAGGACGCGAGGGACCGCTTCAAGGCCGAGGTCGGCTTCGGCCGCATCCTGCGAGGACAGGGGCTCCTGAGGCAGGACGTCCTCTCCGGCTGGATGGCGCACCTGCTGACCGTCGACGTAGATGGCTGGAGGGCCGACCAGGGCATCCCGCAGACCAGCGCGTTGAGGGCGCAGTTCCTGCACACGGCGCGGCGCGACCCGCTGGTCAAGTGGTGGGAGGGCATCCTCCAGGACGGTGGCCCCGGAAGCGAGCGGATCAGCGGCTGGCCCGACGGTGATGGAGAGGTTGGGCCTGCGATGAAGAAAGACCTTGAGGACCACCTGGAGGACGCGTTCCGCCGGATGCAGCACAGGCCGTCGCCCCTCAGCAAGGCGCAGATCGCGAAGTGGCTCAACGACACCTTCGGCTATTCGGTGGACGGGAACGTCGGCTCCGGGAGGGAGAGACGCCGCGGCTGGAGGCTCCCTCCGCTCGACAAGGCGCGTTCAGACTTCGCGAACATGGTGGGCATCCTGCCCGAGGAGATGACGTGGCAGCCCTTCGAGACCCAGGGGGAGGTCCTCGGTTTCGATGAGGATTGAAGCCTTCAGTCAGTAACTTCACACAGGCGTGCAGCAGGCTGAGTAGCCTGAGTAAGTCGGCATTTCTCACTTACTCAGGGGGAAATCGACGTAAAGCCTTGTTCCGTAACGCTAAAAACGCCCCCTGAGTAAGTGAGTAGCCTGAGTAGCTTCGGAACGATTTCGTGGTACACGGCGTGCTCTTTTTTCGTCTTATCGTCGAGCATCCGTTTCGGGCCAGAAAAAGAACTGCATATATTTTATCTGATTTTTTTACTTACTCAACTTACTCACTTACTCAAGGGAGAAAAAAGGATAACCGAAACAATGCTCTATTGGCTTTACCCCCTGAGTAAGTGACTTTTGGTAGGCTACTCAGAGCTACTCACTTCCCACCCTGGGAGGCTAGGACCACCTCACCCCCGCGTGAGCCAATCGCGCGCCTGCGTGAGATTGCTGGCGTACGAGGAACCCTCCGTCCGACATCTTGACCTCGAACAGCGACGAGCGAGCCGCCCGGAAAACTCCGACGACCCCCGTCTGACCAGCCGAAAGGAGCCCTCTCTGACAATCAATCAGGGAGCCAGACGGCTGGAAGGGCAATCGGGTCAGGGGCTTGAGGGAGACTCGGTCTCGTCGAGCACAGCGTGGAAAACAGTAGAGGAGGTCCAGGGATGGCCGAATGCATCAAGAGGGGGTGGGGCGTTGGCCTGCCGACGGACACGGTCTTCCTGTCCTGCTCGCGGGCGAAGATGAGGCGCCGGGCGGACGGGTCCCGCGACGTGCGACCCGAGTTGCGGGACGTGGCGGAACGGCTGCAAGCGGGCGCCTCGCACATCTTCTCGAAGGTGCTGCGCATCCACGACGATGACGAGTGGCTCGAGGTCCACTGGGCGAAGGAGCCGCTCAACCGTGATCGGGTGCTGGCCGAGTTCACCGTCCGATCGGTCGAACGTCGGATAGTGAAGGTGCTCCACCGCCTGGACCCGCCGGGGTCGCTGGACGGTGACATGAACGGCGCCCTCTCAGGACCCGTCGCGCCGCTGAGTGACGCTGGGTACGTGACCCTCTGGAGCTGGCGCGACCGGCCGAACGACAGCGCCTGGGACAAAGAGGGCTACTGGGAGATCGACGGCACATACGTCCCGGACGAGCGGCTAGACGACGACGAGGGGGTGGCACGATGAGCGAGTTCCTCCCCACGCCTCCCAACGGCCGGCCGTCCCTCCGCCCGATGAACCTCGCCGTCGCCCGCATGTGGGTCGCCAGCTACAACAGGGCCGTCGAGCGGGTGCACGAGCGGTGCCGTGCCAACGAGTCCGACGGGCTGCCCCTGGACTGGCGGCCGAACGGGACGATCGTCTGGGACAGCACGGCGCCGAGGTCCTGCCTGGTCTTCACCCTGCCGGACGCCGACGTCGGGGCCGGCTACATATGTCCCGTGAGGCGGTTCAAGCCACTGGGCAAGATACCCATCCGGCTGGGGTCCCGGTACGCCATCGAGGGCTGGCCGCCCGCGCAGTGCTACGGACACCGGCCCTTCGACCTGGAGGCCCTCGGCGTGAAGTGGGCCGGTTGGCGTGTGCCCCGCGGCCGGTGGGACGGCGTCGAGCCCGAGCCTCTGGACTTCCAGATCAAGGAGTTCCTCTGATGACCGTCATGCGGATGAACAGGATCAAGCCGGCGCCCGACCCGCGCAAGCCGAGCCGGATGGCCCCGGCGCTGGCCGAGGTGTACGGCGAGAAGGGCCGGGAGTTCCTGAGCCACCTCAGGCAGTTCGGGCAGGTGACCTATGCGGCCAACATGACCGGCCTGACCCGTCGGACCTTCTACGACCGCCGCGCGAAGAACAGGGAGTTCCGAGAGGCCTGGGACGATGCCCTGGCCAGCTTCGAGGAGGAGCTGACCCAGCGCGTGGTCCAGACGGCGATGGAGATGGGGACCGGCAGGTGGGTGCCCGTGATCGACCCCGAGACGGGGGAGCCGGTGCTGGACGCGGACTTCGAGGTGGTGCACCGCTTCGAGACCGGACATGTGGATAGTCGCATATTGACCAAGCTGCTGTCCCTGCGCATGAGCTCGGCCGACGGCCCGTCCCAGACGAACGTGACCGTGAACTCGCAGACGAACGTCCACGCTCCTCCGGCCCGACCGCGCCTGGTCCGTCCCGAGCCGGACGACGTCGTCCGGTCGTCCACCGGGTCCGTACGGCGGCCCCTGGGCACCGTGAACGCCTCGGGAGCACGAGACGACGCCATAGACGCCGAGGTGCTTCACGGAGCTCCTGAGGACGACCGGACGACGTCGTCCGGTCCGGGACGCGACGATGACTGACTGGCCCGAGGTGCAGGTGTGCATCATCCGACCCTGCGGGACCGTCACCCTCCCCGTCGAGGACGGCGGGACGATCACCTGTCGGTCGGCGGTGGGGCACCTGGACACGCCCGAGACCGGCCTCATCGCCGAGATGAGGGCCCGCCGCGAGCCGACCCCCTGGCGGTCGGTGGACCTGAGGGACGCCGCGCTCGTCGAGATCGACAGGCGTGAGGACCTCGACCTGGACGACGGGACCAGGGAGGCCCTCCGGCGGCACGTCCTGGCCACCCCCTACTACGAGGACTGAGCCGTACGGGGGGCCGCCCTGTGCCCCGCCCTGTGCCCGTCCTCGTCGAACGGCCCTAAGCCACTGATCCGGCTCGGTCCGTCGGGCCGGCTCCCACTGATTGAATATCAGTCGTTGGCTTACGACGGGACCCCGTTGCGGCATCCTGCGTCGTGAACCCTCAAGCTCAGGAGAAGCCCAATGCAAGACACACCGATGCGCGTGGTGACACGCGAGCGCCAAGACCTCGCGGAGATGGAGCGGGCCTTCGACGAGGCCGAACGCCGGCAGGAGGAGAGGTTCGACCTGATCCGACGCAAGCGCGCCCGCCTCCAGGAGATGGGGGTCGACCTGGGTGAGTGAGCCCGACTATCCGCCCCTGCCGCGCCATACGTTCCACGCGACGCAGCGCGAGGCCGACGCGCTGGTGACCGAGGCGATCCAGGACGACCGTTTCGCCCCGTTGCCCGGCCTGCCGCCTGCCTGCAACTCCGCCAGGATCATCGTGGGCATGTGGTACGTCTCGGGCACGCTGTCCCTGCCGAGGGGGTGGGTGCGGTCCGTCATGCTGGCGATGAGGGCAGTCAACGCCCCGCACCCTTCGGGCAAGGTGTTGAGATGGTATCGCTCGAAGCTCCGTGACAGCCCGGCCTACTTCGCCGGGATGCGCGGGCTCGACCGCGGGCTCCTGGCACAGATCGAACAGGACGTCGACGTGGGCTGAGCAATGAGGGGCTCGCGCGGCCGCTCCTCCACGCCATGATCGTTTCCATGAGACAGGTATCGACATTAGAGGAGCTGCTCCCGCTTGTTCGGGACGCAAAGACCGCCCGCGACTTCGGCGCGGCGGTGATCGAGCACGTGCCGACCAAGCCACGGGGCCTCAAGAGGCGGCTAGCCCTCGAGGCGCGGGACGCGCTCGGTCGGCCGTGGTCGGATGGCACCGTTGGGCAATGGCTGGCCCCGGGCTTACACACAGACGAAACCAAGCAGGCAAGACGCAAGGCAAGCCGAAAGTCACAGGGTCAATACTACAAGAAGAACCCTGAGGCCGTCAGGGCAAAGAACCGCCGCTGGGTGGTCAAAAACAAAGAATACTTCAACGAATACGACAAAAACCGCCGCGCCGAGGACCCAGCCTTTGCTCTCGCTCGCAACACCCGCCGTCACATCAACAACGCCCTCCGCGCCGCCGTCGGCGAACCCGGCAAGGCCCGGCCGTCCCTGGAGCTCTTGGGCTGCTCCGCGGAGGAGTATCGCACCTACCTGGAGGGGCTCTGGGAGCCGGGCATGTCCTGGGAGAACCGCGGCGAGTGGCACGTCGACCACGTCCGCCCGCTGGCCAGCTTCGACCTGTCCGACCCCGGCCAGCAGGCGCAGGCGTTCCATTTCAGCAACACCCGGCCGCTCTGGGCCGGGGACAACCTGTCCAAGGGCAGCCTGCACGACGGCGTCCGGCATCGGCACCGCTAACCTGCGTTCGTCGCCCGACGCTCACACGCTGGTCCCCCGCACCGATCCGACGCGGCAAGCTGCGATCGTGTCCGGTCGTTTCATGGTCTCCTTCTCCGTCCGGCACACGGCGGTCGGTCCGACCTCGCCGGTCCACGGGGGCCGACCGCCGACCCGACACGCGGAGACAGAGGAATGCCAATGAAGACTCAGGAAGACATACAGACGCGCATCGGTGACTTACGCCAGGAGCGCGAGAGGCTGACCGGCGAGCTGGAGAAGGCCCGCGTCGAGGAGCGCGACGCACTGATCGCGGGGAAGAAGCCGGGGAGCACCTCGGCCGCGATCATCGCCCGCATGGGCACCGTGGACGAGGCCCTGGCCGAGCTGAACGACCGCCTGGCCGCGACGCAGGCCAGCGCGCAGCGCAACGAGCGCCGCAAGCGTGCCGAGGCCGCCCTGCACAAGAACTCGGAGCGCGCGAAGCTGGCCGAGCAGGTCGACCGGGCACTCGTCGCCCTGTCAGAGGCGTGGCCCGCGTACGTGGAGGCGCTCCGTAGGGACCTCGGGGCGACGTCCGCTGCCGGCGGGGACCTGACGGCCGTCGAGCGCGGACTGACCAGCAAGCGCCTGGCCGAACCGCTGGTCAAGGCGCTGATCCACGCCGGCGGCGGGACCCTGGCACGCGCCCTCGGGATCGAGACCCCGATCAAGGACCGGCACAGCCTGTCCCTGGCGGCGGCGGAAGAAAGAGTCGCCGCCTCGTTGCGAGCGGAACTGCTCCGCGTCCGCGCCACGTCCCCCCAGGCCCACGTGGCCCGCGAGGCTCAGCAGGAACTGGAGAAGATGGAGAAGTCGGCATGACCAAGGACGGTGAGAGACACTCGCAGGAGCTCGCGACGCTGGAGCAGCGCAGGAAGGAGCTCGAGGACGCACTGATGCGGCTGGCCCGCGACGAGGCCGACGCCGAGGAGATCATGGAGTTGACCTCGATTGTCGAGCAGCTCGAAGGACAGGTCGCGACAGCGCGCGCGGCCGCAAACAAGGAGAAGACGATGACGAAGAACGGACCGGCGAAATCGCCCGCCGACCTGGAGAAGGCGCTGGCCGCCAACCGCCGGTCGGCCGAGCGGCAACTAGACGACCTGGCCAAGAGCATGATGGAACCCGGCGAGACCTTCGAGAAGGCCTACTCGCGCGCCATCGACTCAGAGATGGGCCGCGCCATGCTCCGCACCCTGGACGACGCGACCGCGCTCCAGACCGGACAGCCGACCGAGGCCGACCTCGACACCGCACGCAAGAACCTGATGGAGGGCTGATCGATGACACTTCCGGCCAACCCGACCCTCGGGTCCCTCGCCCGCGTCCGCTCCGAGGCGCTGCTCAACCGCGGCCGCCAGGCCGACGAGGTCCGGGCCCAGCGGCAGGAGACCGAGATCACCGGGACCACCGTGCCCGCCGAGGCCATGCGCGGTGTCACGCCCAATGATGCGGCCGACCTACCCGACGGCCCGTGCCGTGCGCTTTTCGTGGGCGGTGCGGGCACGGTGGTCTGCAACGACCTGACCGACACCGAGGTGACACTGGTCTGTGGCGCCGGTCAGATCATCCCCGGCTGGGTCACCCGCGTGAAGGCGACCGGCACCGACGCCACGAACGTCGTCGCGATGTACTGACCACCGGGCGTATTCGCCCGGCAAGGCCCGTGCCTCTCTCTAGAGGCGCGGGCTTTTTCCTTTCCGGGGGTGTTGCGTGAAACCCGCCGGGGCAGTTCTCAAATTTTTCGAAGTGTTTCAGTCAGTCGCCGATCCTTCCTTCACGCCCCCGATCAGGAGGCGTCACCGCAACCGAGAAGGAGAGACGCAATGTCGCTGAAGATCGAACACGTCGACGAGGTCCGCCTCACGTTCACCATGCCGAGGGGGGACCTCGCCGTGTTTCCCACCGACGACGGCAGCGAACCGAGCCGGGAC comes from Roseibacterium elongatum DSM 19469 and encodes:
- a CDS encoding DUF5906 domain-containing protein, which gives rise to MAEEVRTSPAELAGYAADARWELIPLHHYTKVEQVKGKPRNRGKSPMHSDWTKKPYASFDGRKHMEGGYNVGVRLKPDQLVVDVDPRGFPEGEDLTTDNPFRRLCEDVGLDVDQYPRVETGSGGLHLYMAKPADVPVRDSLNDQYPGVEFKSFGRQVVSAGSIHPDTFRTYEWDFLFPSLADGVRAAPAALVDLIARRLPDDYRETKAGKLTAEQLAEMLDALDPEDFRVQGEWLHLMMACHHATAGDGRQEFIDWSTQDPEYADHGTLIGLRWDSLHADGDGAKVTYRTLYRALRRRGHGEVIPEDYDDDLFDEPVDFPEPGDDDARDGGGRNRVLARLNAEYLTITKDGGYSVGRRQRNVETGHAEIKFFTEIAMRKEMDRRKIEVPDEKHGGLKRIGEGDFWLDHPRRRHYRHVTWNPDPSFKERETLNIFRGFGVQPDATMDWDALRVMIRDVICGGVEGHYDYVTRWVAAMVQRPHEPAGVVLNLQGPHNSGKGTLGRAITGLVAPHGVHILDGEQLTGKFNQHLAQCVALFVDEAFWSGDVKAQNKLKGLITEPTFMCEPKGVDAFPVGNRLHVVSATNNDWSAPTNSDDTRWAVFSPTKDARDRFKAEVGFGRILRGQGLLRQDVLSGWMAHLLTVDVDGWRADQGIPQTSALRAQFLHTARRDPLVKWWEGILQDGGPGSERISGWPDGDGEVGPAMKKDLEDHLEDAFRRMQHRPSPLSKAQIAKWLNDTFGYSVDGNVGSGRERRRGWRLPPLDKARSDFANMVGILPEEMTWQPFETQGEVLGFDED
- a CDS encoding spike base protein, RCAP_Rcc01079 family yields the protein MTLPANPTLGSLARVRSEALLNRGRQADEVRAQRQETEITGTTVPAEAMRGVTPNDAADLPDGPCRALFVGGAGTVVCNDLTDTEVTLVCGAGQIIPGWVTRVKATGTDATNVVAMY